The genomic DNA AACCGGCAGCAAGGGCGAGGAGGTGGCTGCGGCCTACCTCGAACGCAAGGGCTATCGCATTGTCGCGCGCAACTACCGCTGCGCCCACGGCGAGATTGACATCGTCGCCCGCGACGGCGAGACGTTGGTGTTCGTGGAGGTCAAGGCAGGCCGTTCTGGCTCTTTTGGGCCGCCAGAAGGCTGGGTGGATAGGCGCAAGCAGGGGCACTTGGGCAAGGCGGCTGCCCTCTACATGGAGGAGCACGCAATCGAGGATGTCGACTGCCGCTTTGACGTGATTGCCGTGGTGTGGGAACGCAGTGGCGTGCGGGTCCAGCACATCGAAGACGCCTTCTGGCTCTGAGAAGACGGCACGGCGCTCAGCCGTGCGGCGGGCCATCTTTGGTGCAGCGCAGTGGGCCCTCGTCCTGTACTTGCTCTGGCCGGTGCGCAGTCGCCTGCAAGGGATGGGCGACTTTGCGCGAGTGGCGCTGGGCATCTTTCTCTTCGTGGTGTTCTCCGGGAAGCTGCTCTACGACCAGGTCATAGCACGCCGGCAGAGCACAGACCCCCGGGAGCAGGGAGTGCATCTGGCAGGAATCGCCCTCGGCCTGGTGCTCATTGTCGGTGTGGTGGTGCTGCTCATCGGCATCTTGCTGGCTAACCTTTTGACCAGCAGTCTACAGCCCCCTGAGGAATGACGCAGAACGGCACTCGGGCAGAAGGGGCAGGCTCCTTTGCTCATGAGGAAAACGGATTCGGAAATGGAGGATATGATTGACCAGTAGCCGCTTGGCGGTGTTAGCCCTGGTGCTGGTGAGTGCGACCGTGCACGGCAGCGCGCCGGCTGCTTTGCTTCCCTTGACGCGGGCGGAGCGCTCCGGCTTTACCCAGACGTCGCGGTACCAGGAGGTCGTCGCCTTTCTTGACACCTTGCAACAGCTGTCCGACGACCTGCGCGTGGAGACGATGGCCGTCAGTAGCGAAGGCCGGCCTGTGCCCTTGGCAGTGTTAGGGCGACCCGTGCCCCTGTCCCCGGCCCAGGCAAGGCTGGAGGACCGGCCCGTGGTATTCATCATCGCCAACCTCCACGCGGGCGAGGTGGAAGGCAAAGAGGCCACGCTGATGCTGATGCGCGACATGCTCCTGGGCGATTTGGCCTCGCTCTTGGAGAATCAGGTGGTCCTCATCGCCCCCATCTACAATCCGGACGGCAACGAGCGCATTAGCCCCAGCAATCGGCGCAGCCAGCATGGGCCGGAGGGTGGCGTGGGCGTGCGCCACAACGGTCAGAACCTCGACCTGAACCGTGACTTCATCAAGCTGGAGACTCCAGAAAACCAGGGTCTGCTGGCCAACGTCCTCTTGCGCTGGGATCCTGTGCTTGTGGTAGACTGCCACACCACAAACGGCTCGCCACATCGGCATCCGGTCACCTACGCGGTGCCGCACAACCCAAACACGCACCCTGAGATCGTCCGCTATCTCCGCGCGGAGATGTTGCCGCAGGTGACGCGGCGGCTCAAGCAGACGCATGGCTACGACAGCGTGCCGTACGGCAACTTTGTCGACCTGGCGGCGCCAGAAAAAGGCTGGGAGAGCTTCGGCAGCGAGGGCCGCTACAGCACCAACTACATCGGCCTGCGCAACCGCTTTGCCATTCTGGACGAGAACTATGCCTACGCGGACTTTGCGACGCGGGTGCGTGCCTGTCGCGCCTTTTTGGAGTGCATCCTCTGGTACACGGCCCAGCACGGTCGCCAGATGAGCATCATCGTCCGTGCTATAGACCGGGGCACCACGGCGCGGGGTGCTGCGCGTGATTCCACCTGGAGTCTGGCGCTGCGGTCACAGGTGCAGGCGCTGCCCGAGCCCATCGAGGTGCTGAGCTACGAGTTTGCGACGGTTACCGAGGAGCCGGGTAGAAGCCGCATCAGGCCCACCGAACGGCCGCGCAGTTATCGTGTGCCCTACCTTGGCCAATACGTTCCCACCAGCACGGTGCCCTTCCCTGCGGCCTATCTCTTCCCGAGTCAGTTGCAGGAGGTGGCAGCAAAGCTGGTGCAGCACGGGATAGTCGTGGAAAGATTGGCGCAGAGCTGCACGTTGACGGTGCAGAGCTACCATGTGGACAAGATCGAGGCGACCCCGCGTCCCTACCAGGGTCACTTTCTGGTGACTTTGGCCGGGTCATGGCAGGAGCAGAGCAAGGTCTTCGCGGCCGGCGACTTTTTCGTGGATACGGCTCAGCCGCTGGCGCCTCTGCTTGCCTACCTGCTGGAACCTGAGAGCGAGGATGGCTTGGCTACATGGAACTTCTTTGACCGCCACCTCTATGCCAGCCAATGGAGCGATAGGCCGGCGGACTTTCCGGTGAGCAGAGCCGTGCAGCGACCAAGAGTGGCCCGGCGCGTCTGGCAACCGAGTGCCGGGATGGAGCCTCCGGCGGAAACAAGTGAACCAGCAAAGAGGTGAAACCATGGCGGAAATGGTCAAGCAGCTTTCGGTTTTCGTGCAGAACAAAGTGGGCACTCTTCAGGAGTTGTGCACGCAACTGGGACGGGCCGGCGTCAACGTGCTCGGCACCCTGCTGGTCGACGAGCGTGACTGGGGAGTGGTCAGACTGGTGGTCGACGATGTGGCCAAAGCAAAGACGGCACT from Calditrichota bacterium includes the following:
- a CDS encoding YraN family protein; this encodes TGSKGEEVAAAYLERKGYRIVARNYRCAHGEIDIVARDGETLVFVEVKAGRSGSFGPPEGWVDRRKQGHLGKAAALYMEEHAIEDVDCRFDVIAVVWERSGVRVQHIEDAFWL
- a CDS encoding M14 family metallopeptidase; the encoded protein is MTSSRLAVLALVLVSATVHGSAPAALLPLTRAERSGFTQTSRYQEVVAFLDTLQQLSDDLRVETMAVSSEGRPVPLAVLGRPVPLSPAQARLEDRPVVFIIANLHAGEVEGKEATLMLMRDMLLGDLASLLENQVVLIAPIYNPDGNERISPSNRRSQHGPEGGVGVRHNGQNLDLNRDFIKLETPENQGLLANVLLRWDPVLVVDCHTTNGSPHRHPVTYAVPHNPNTHPEIVRYLRAEMLPQVTRRLKQTHGYDSVPYGNFVDLAAPEKGWESFGSEGRYSTNYIGLRNRFAILDENYAYADFATRVRACRAFLECILWYTAQHGRQMSIIVRAIDRGTTARGAARDSTWSLALRSQVQALPEPIEVLSYEFATVTEEPGRSRIRPTERPRSYRVPYLGQYVPTSTVPFPAAYLFPSQLQEVAAKLVQHGIVVERLAQSCTLTVQSYHVDKIEATPRPYQGHFLVTLAGSWQEQSKVFAAGDFFVDTAQPLAPLLAYLLEPESEDGLATWNFFDRHLYASQWSDRPADFPVSRAVQRPRVARRVWQPSAGMEPPAETSEPAKR